The following coding sequences lie in one Rutidosis leptorrhynchoides isolate AG116_Rl617_1_P2 chromosome 4, CSIRO_AGI_Rlap_v1, whole genome shotgun sequence genomic window:
- the LOC139842443 gene encoding uncharacterized protein, which produces MNLKVHKGHNSFSAKHSPRALQNVQDVKLISTIHKKKGFKKLKAAEILEKWQLTPITFPFEQNCDVSDKPLVISCKIANTGIIIMKIHVDTGSSIDLIYEQCFRQLLECIKTELKATAISLSGFAGESAWPKGKLSLKIELCDETDIKLTRQAQLYFYVIRSASRYNMLLGRFALRKLGIIPSTIHRMVKFTTCKGVATINSMAMQPIYATISTQGAIVECNIAEDKMVVVNRRYPDQKIKIGTELNEAIRKKIIRLLVAYMDVFAWSEQDMTGVPRNVAEHRLNANPALKPIVQKRRGMAPDRMKWLCAEVTKLVNAGILREVKYQTWVANLVLVKNPDDSWRMFIEFKDINKA; this is translated from the coding sequence ATGAATTTGAAGGTGCATAAAGGGCACAATTCTTTTTCAGCCAAACATTCACCTAGAGCACTTCAAAATGTACAAGATGTGAAACTAATAAGCACAATACATAAGAAGAAAGGGTTTAAAAAGCTAAAAGCAGCAGAAATACTTGAAAAATGGCAGCTTACGCCTATCACTTTCCCATTTGAGCAAAACTGCGATGTGTCTGATAAGCCGTTAGTCATTTCGTGCAAGATCGCGAACACTGGAATCATAATTATGAAAATACATGTCGACACTGGTAGCAGCATAGATTTGATATATGAGCAATGCTTTCGCCAATTGCTAGAATGCATTAAAACAGAATTAAAGGCAACCGCGATATCTCTGTCTGGTTTCGCGGGTGAATCTGCATGGCCTAAGGGGAAATTATCACTAAAAATAGAGTTGTGTGACGAGACAGACATAAAATTAACTAGACAAGCGCAGCTATACTTTTATGTTATACGATCAGCTTCGCGTTATAATATGTTGTTGGGAAGATTTGCGTTGCGCAAACTTGGCATAATACCGTCTACAATACACAGAATGGTCAAATTCACTACCTGCAAGGGTGTGGCAACAATAAACTCCATGGCTATGCAGCCTATTTATGCGACTATAAGCACGCAAGGTGCAATTGTTGAATGCAATATTGCAGAAGATAAGATGGTTGTTGTAAATCGTAGATATCCTGATCAAAAAATAAAAATTGGCACCGAATTGAATGAggcaataagaaagaagattatacgcTTACTTGTCGCATACATGGATGTGTTTGCTTGGAGTGAGCAAGATATGACTGGAGTTCCGCGTAATGTTGCAGAACATAGATTAAATGCCAATCCTGCATTAAAGCCTATCGTGCAAAAGCGCAGAGGAATGGCTCCTGATCGCATGAAATGGTTATGTGCGGAAGTTACCAAGTTAGTCAACGCAGGCATTTTGCGCGaagtaaaatatcaaacatgggttgcGAACCTAGTGTTGGTAAAAAATCCTGATGATTCGTGGAGGATGTTCATAGAATTTAAAGACATAAACAAAGCTTGA
- the LOC139842441 gene encoding uncharacterized protein → MAHKMNILQLRAYVDSQLVVNQFNGSFEAHELSMQKYLKLVQEAAEKFEFFELSQVSRSQNKKADTLSKLTALTFSHFQKQVWVEELPNKSIDRSLIVAAIEEVQPNWMDPVVHYLRNSTLPEDKKEARLVPERSPMYVIENDMLYRKSYLGPLMRCVGLAGATTIIK, encoded by the coding sequence ATGGCGCATAAAATGAATATTTTGCAGTTACGCGCGTATGTGGATTCGCAGTTAGTGGTAAATCAATTCAATGGCTCATTTGAAGCTCATGAGTTATCTATGCAAAAGTATTTGAAGCTAGTGCAGGAAGCTGcggaaaaatttgaattttttgaattatcacaagtatcaagaAGTCAAAATAAAAAGGCGGACACGCTAAGTAAGCTTACTGCATTGACTTTTTCGCATTTCCAAAAGCAGGTCTGGGTTGAAGAACTTCCCAATAAGTCCATTGATCGTAGTTTGATTGTTGCGGCTATAGAAGAAGTTCAACCAAATTGGATGGATCCTGTAGTGCATTATTTGCGCAATAGTACACTACCAGAAGACAAGAAAGAAGCTCGATTAGTGCCAGAAAGATCTCCTATGTATGTGATTGAAAACGATATGTTATATCGCAAATCATATCTGGGACCATTAATGCGGTGCGTAGGACTCGCAGGGGCTACAACGATTATTAAGTAG